In Calliopsis andreniformis isolate RMS-2024a unplaced genomic scaffold, iyCalAndr_principal scaffold0154, whole genome shotgun sequence, a single window of DNA contains:
- the LOC143187714 gene encoding uncharacterized protein LOC143187714, translated as MDNSVANEFWAHILFAIAWAQEHGLLRTDKNCSVHQKPMKLYKSSQHGAGRFLCSVGRSRCKQFAATVDSFFEDVRLPFDKAIKLMYCFTRDFSCEDTAHELCDFTEEDSTNLSSATISAWYQYCREMVVDHLSKIQAGMPKLGGISESGSRIIVQIDEAKFGKRKYNRGRRVEGHWVLGIVDTKTNDCRMIVVENREASTLIDIIDRHVIVDSEIHTDSFKSYAGLTARGYIHKTVNHSIEFVGKG; from the exons ATGGATAATTCCGTAGCC aatgaattctggGCCCATATCCTGTT TGCGATCGCCTGGGCTCAAGAGCATGGATTGTTAAGAACAGATAAAAATTGTTCTGTCCATCAAAAGCCGATGAAATTATATAAGTCATCGCAACACGGTGCTGGGCGGTTTCTCTGTTCGGTTGGAAGGTCCAGATGCAAACAATTTGCAGCCACAGTTGATTCCTTTTTTGAGGATGTCCGTTTGCCTTTTGATAAGGCGATAAA ATTGATGTATTGTTTCACGCGAGATTTTTCGTGCGAAGATACTGCCCACGAATTGTGCGACTTCACAGAAGAAGATAGTACCAATTTATCATCTGCCACTATTTCTGCATGGTATCAATATTGCCGAGAAATGGTTGTAGATCATTTATCAAAAATTCAAGCAGGAATGCCTAAATTGGGAGGCATTTCCGAATCTGGATCTCGTATCATTGTTCAG ATTGACGAAGCCAAATTTGGAAAAAGAAAATACAATCGTGGCAGAAGAGTGGAAGGCCACTGGGTATTAGGTATAGTCGATaccaaaacgaatgattgtcgAATGATAGTCGTTGAAAATCGAGAAGCATCGACTTTAATCGACATCATCGATAGACATGTAATTGTCGACAGTGAAATACACACGGACAGTTTTAAAAGTTACGCGGGACTTACTGCCCGTGGATATATCCATAAAACAGTAAATCATAGTATTGAATTTGTAGGTAAGGGTTAA
- the LOC143187715 gene encoding uncharacterized protein LOC143187715, translating to MRRKLRVKIHALKEERHQYRAEQRNKNQNIHTIQTTQAVTSNNVSGYAFMTGDYQVMKTRKLTFILDSGASDHIVKEDNVFPNMTILDPPIRISIAKNGEYITASK from the exons atgagacgaaaattaagagtgAAAA TACacgctttaaaagaggaa aggcaccaatatagagcagaacaaagaaacaaaaatcaaaatatacatacaattcagacgacgcaagctgttacaagcaacaacgtgtcgggatatgcctttatgaccggagactaccaggtcatgaaaacaagaaaattaacatttatcctggattctggagcatcggatcatatagtcaaagaagataatgtatttCCAAATATGACCATACTTGATCCACCCATCAGGATTTCGATAGCGAAGAATGGAGAATATATAACTGCATCGAAGTAG
- the LOC143187716 gene encoding uncharacterized protein LOC143187716 yields the protein MSTHYHIPEILPTMLLYIQQYIVHTTLQDPMREITNTLYFSHREGNYVDRYNLSLSQHLSIHDFRMQFLIHATRDHCLNVLHLRARNESNSTFKPSHPCPVRIMGSRYPLTATSYKYLEIGIAVRPISTVEIILGDNRGTQLLLPAPMWDALIEKRAEIKECVLSVNSDSPPIWIEEFVIEFTKIHNVKLIKFSLASISLYYTMETLNNLFNHVKCINLMRSQLYENTHRINIQFINFVNVLKQDGVTPKTNLSCIANMICNSKYFDDDSLIDCELLACALNILVYNANI from the exons ATGTCCACCCACTATCACATTCCTGAAATTCTTCCAACAATGTTATTGTACATTCAACAATACATCGTTCATACCACTCTTCAAGATCCGATGCGCGAAATAACTAACA CACTATACTTCTCGCACCGTGAAGGAAATTACGTGGATCGATATAATCTGAGTTTATCACAACACCTGTCAATACATGATTTTCGAATGCAGTTTCTAATTCACGCCACAAGAGACCATTGTTTGAATGTCCTGCACCTTCGTGCACGAAACGA ATCTAATTCTACTTTCAAACCGTCACACCCATGCCCTGTTCGTATCATGGGAAGTAGGTACCCGCTGACAGCAACATCctataaatatttagaaattggaaTCGCAGTTAGACCCATATCAaccgttgaaattattcttggtgATAATCGGGGCACTCAACTTCTATTACCTGCACCAATGTGGGATGCACTCATTGAAAAACGTGCAGAAATTAAAGAATGTGTTCTATCCGTGAATTCAGATTCCCCACCAATATGGATTGAAGAATTTGTAATAGAATTTACCAAAATTCATAATGTTAAGCTTATAAAATTTAGTCTAGCCAGTATCTCCTTATATTACACTATGGAAACgttgaataatttattcaatcatgTAAAATGTATTAATCTTATGCGTTCCCAACTATATGAAAATACGCATCGTATTAATATTCagtttataaattttgtaaatgttttgAAACAAGATGGTGTCACACCAAAAACGAACTTGTCATGTATTGCTAATATGATATGTAACAGTAAATATTTCGACGACGATTCTTTGATTGATTGTGAACTACTAGCGTGTGCTTTAAATATTCTTGTCTACAatgctaatatttaa